A stretch of the Polaribacter pacificus genome encodes the following:
- a CDS encoding glycerol-3-phosphate dehydrogenase/oxidase: protein MNNFSYLNRPQILKKLQNTHFDLLVVGGGITGAGIALDAASRGLKVALIEKNDFASGTSSKSTKLIHGGLRYLKQFDFWLVKEVGTERAVVHKLAPHLVLPEKMILPLIEGGSYGSWLTSIGLKIYDILAHVEGDDKRKMLSKNEALEKEPLLPENILKGAGYYAEYRTDDARLTLEVLKTALKYKATVLNYTALTEFIYNEEKVVGAKAKETYTGENFEIKASYVVNACGPWVDELRQLNHSKTGKRLHLTKGVHLVVAHEKFPVKQSVYFDIPDGRMMFAIPRGKITYFGTTDTNFQKDKNKVSVNLVDATYLISAVNNMFPMVNLQLEDIQSSWAGLRPLIHEEGKSASELSRKDEIFVSESELISIAGGKLTGYRKMAERIVDLVSKKALRKHGVKFGEIATEDIVLTGGDFKDYKAVKLYVNSVYDELKKDGFTKNDANYLVHNYGNQTAQILKKYNSLAGKDPVISLLEAELNFSIKNEMCCSPTDFFMRRTGRMYFDKPSVEKHKNFVLHFFKNCFSWDENTTDEHRLELETNLKQTTSFLD from the coding sequence ATGAACAATTTTTCATATTTAAATAGACCTCAGATTCTTAAAAAATTACAAAACACTCATTTTGATTTATTGGTGGTTGGTGGAGGCATCACTGGAGCGGGAATCGCATTAGATGCCGCCTCTAGAGGGCTTAAAGTAGCACTGATAGAAAAAAACGATTTTGCATCTGGAACCAGTAGCAAATCAACAAAATTGATTCATGGCGGCTTGAGATACTTAAAACAATTTGATTTTTGGTTGGTAAAAGAGGTCGGAACAGAACGTGCAGTGGTTCATAAATTAGCCCCTCATTTGGTCTTGCCAGAAAAGATGATTTTACCCTTAATTGAAGGTGGTTCTTATGGATCATGGCTTACCTCTATTGGTTTAAAAATCTATGATATTTTAGCCCATGTAGAAGGGGATGATAAACGAAAAATGCTGTCTAAAAATGAAGCCTTAGAAAAAGAACCTCTATTACCAGAAAATATTTTAAAAGGAGCTGGTTACTACGCAGAATACAGAACTGATGATGCCCGATTAACCTTAGAGGTATTAAAAACAGCTTTAAAGTATAAAGCAACGGTGTTAAACTACACAGCGCTGACAGAGTTTATTTATAACGAAGAGAAGGTGGTTGGTGCAAAAGCTAAAGAAACATATACTGGAGAAAACTTTGAAATTAAAGCCTCTTATGTTGTAAATGCTTGTGGTCCATGGGTAGATGAGCTTCGACAGCTAAACCATTCTAAAACTGGTAAGCGATTGCATCTAACTAAGGGGGTTCACTTGGTTGTGGCCCATGAAAAGTTTCCAGTAAAGCAATCCGTGTATTTTGATATTCCTGACGGCAGAATGATGTTTGCAATCCCACGAGGTAAAATCACCTATTTTGGAACCACAGATACAAACTTTCAAAAAGATAAAAACAAGGTGTCTGTTAATTTGGTCGATGCCACCTATTTAATATCAGCCGTAAACAATATGTTTCCAATGGTCAATTTACAGCTAGAGGACATACAATCATCTTGGGCAGGGTTAAGACCACTTATCCATGAAGAAGGTAAATCTGCATCAGAATTGTCTAGAAAGGATGAAATTTTTGTATCAGAATCAGAATTAATCTCTATTGCAGGAGGCAAACTAACCGGATACCGAAAAATGGCCGAAAGAATTGTTGATTTGGTTAGCAAAAAAGCCCTTAGAAAACACGGCGTTAAGTTTGGAGAAATTGCCACTGAAGATATTGTCCTTACTGGCGGTGATTTTAAAGACTACAAGGCCGTTAAACTATATGTAAACAGCGTTTATGATGAGCTAAAAAAAGATGGTTTCACAAAAAATGATGCCAATTATTTGGTGCATAACTATGGCAATCAAACAGCTCAAATCCTAAAAAAATATAACAGTTTAGCTGGCAAAGACCCAGTAATATCATTGCTTGAAGCCGAATTGAATTTTAGTATCAAAAATGAAATGTGCTGTAGCCCTACTGATTTTTTTATGCGAAGAACTGGAAGAATGTATTTTGACAAACCCAGCGTAGAAAAACACAAAAATTTTGTACTACATTTTTTTAAAAACTGTTTTTCTTGGGATGAAAATACTACGGACGAACATCGTTTAGAATTAGAGACTAACCTCAAACAAACAACTAGTTTTCTAGACTAA
- a CDS encoding MFS transporter, with translation MKKNDPYASLRIKEFNYFLLLRFALIFGWSMQFIIVEWQVYSLTKDPLSLGVIGLLEVIPAVTMALFAGHIVDQREKRNLLALCIAVFSLISLGLFLLTWPEIVSDWSSQTVLYSIYGLVFFGGFLRSFFGPTIFSLLALIVPKKLYPNAATWSSSTWQMASVFGPAMAGFSIAWIGVHWSLCIVFTLVLIAFLLVFKISKKPILNPNLGEPILQSLTDGLKFVFKTKAVLGALTLDMVSVLFGGAVALLPIFAQDILKVGPEGFGALRAAPAIGALITMLITAYIPISKNAGLKLLMAIFGFGLSIIVFGLSSIFWVSLVALFFSGVTDGVSMVIRQTILQLKTPDHMRGRVASVNSIFVGSSNELGAFESGVTAKLMGTVTAVVFGGTMTLITVVTTGIVSPSFRSLDLTKDFEENEKEA, from the coding sequence ATGAAAAAGAATGACCCATACGCCTCTTTAAGAATTAAAGAGTTTAATTATTTTTTACTACTTCGGTTTGCATTAATTTTTGGCTGGTCCATGCAATTTATAATTGTAGAATGGCAGGTGTATAGCCTTACAAAAGACCCTTTATCTTTAGGGGTGATAGGTTTGTTAGAGGTAATCCCAGCAGTAACCATGGCGCTATTTGCGGGTCATATTGTTGATCAAAGAGAAAAAAGAAACCTATTAGCCTTGTGCATAGCTGTTTTTTCTTTGATTAGTTTGGGGCTGTTTTTACTTACTTGGCCAGAAATTGTTTCGGATTGGTCTTCTCAGACTGTTCTTTATAGCATTTATGGTTTGGTCTTTTTTGGAGGCTTTTTACGATCCTTTTTTGGACCCACTATTTTCTCTTTACTAGCATTAATTGTCCCTAAAAAGCTTTATCCCAACGCAGCAACTTGGAGCAGTTCTACTTGGCAAATGGCATCAGTATTTGGCCCTGCCATGGCTGGATTTTCTATCGCTTGGATAGGTGTACACTGGTCTTTATGTATCGTTTTTACCCTAGTATTGATTGCATTTCTGTTGGTTTTTAAAATCTCTAAAAAACCAATTTTAAATCCAAATTTAGGAGAGCCCATCTTACAAAGCTTAACAGACGGTCTTAAGTTTGTTTTTAAAACAAAAGCTGTTTTAGGAGCCTTAACCTTAGACATGGTCTCGGTTCTTTTTGGCGGTGCTGTAGCCTTGCTTCCTATTTTTGCTCAAGATATTTTAAAGGTCGGTCCCGAAGGATTTGGAGCGCTTAGAGCCGCACCTGCTATTGGCGCCTTAATTACCATGTTAATTACCGCTTATATCCCGATTAGTAAAAATGCAGGATTGAAATTGCTCATGGCTATTTTTGGTTTTGGACTTAGTATTATTGTTTTTGGACTCTCTTCTATCTTTTGGGTTTCGTTAGTTGCCTTATTTTTTAGTGGAGTTACTGATGGCGTTTCTATGGTCATCCGACAAACCATCCTACAACTTAAAACGCCAGATCATATGAGAGGGCGCGTGGCATCAGTTAATTCTATCTTTGTAGGCTCTTCTAATGAACTCGGAGCTTTTGAAAGTGGAGTAACAGCAAAATTAATGGGTACTGTTACAGCGGTTGTTTTTGGAGGAACTATGACACTGATCACTGTAGTTACTACAGGAATCGTTTCTCCTTCTTTTAGATCATTAGATTTGACCAAAGATTTTGAAGAGAATGAAAAAGAAGCATAA
- a CDS encoding aspartate kinase — translation MIVLKFGGTSVGTASSIQQVVKIITECSAPKIVVLSAVSGTTNALVAINNALENNSFEEANLQLDLLYDSYLPLIDELYQNKSYQLSAKNFVTQIFSDIRAFKNKPFTTNDALFVLAQGEIISTNLVQLYLDERNISSCLLSALDFMKIDENKEPNIPYISKKLNPILKQQPEQKLWITQGFICKNSVGEIDNLQRGGSDYSASLIGAAIAATEVQIWTDIDGMHNNDPRYVNNTFSIEEISFDEAAELAYFGAKILHPQSLIPAKDNAIPVLLKNTFNPSARGTIIKNNAVKKGVRAIAAKDGITAIKIKSYRMLLAYGFLKTVFEVFEKYKTPIDMITTSEVAVSLTIDDTRYLEAIISELEALGKVEVDSTLSIICVAGDFSQNKEGESATVFNSLKGIPIRMISYGGSNYNVSLLVKTSDKVAALNALNQGLFNKSIEKPMEQLIG, via the coding sequence ATGATCGTATTAAAGTTTGGAGGAACTTCTGTTGGAACGGCTAGTAGCATTCAACAAGTAGTGAAAATTATAACAGAGTGCTCAGCACCCAAAATAGTAGTTTTGTCTGCGGTATCTGGTACAACCAATGCCTTGGTTGCCATTAACAATGCTCTTGAAAACAACTCTTTTGAAGAAGCAAACCTACAATTGGATTTGCTTTATGACAGCTATTTACCTTTAATTGATGAACTGTATCAAAATAAAAGCTATCAACTAAGCGCTAAAAATTTTGTCACTCAGATTTTTTCAGATATAAGAGCCTTTAAAAACAAACCATTTACCACAAACGACGCTTTGTTTGTCTTGGCCCAAGGAGAAATTATTTCAACAAATTTGGTGCAATTGTATTTGGATGAGCGAAACATCTCTTCTTGCCTACTCTCTGCTTTAGATTTTATGAAAATAGATGAAAATAAGGAACCTAATATTCCTTATATCTCTAAAAAATTAAATCCAATACTCAAACAACAGCCTGAGCAAAAATTATGGATTACTCAGGGCTTTATTTGTAAAAATAGTGTGGGTGAAATTGACAATTTACAACGAGGTGGTAGTGATTATAGCGCATCGTTAATTGGAGCGGCAATTGCAGCTACTGAGGTTCAAATTTGGACAGATATTGATGGCATGCACAACAATGATCCCCGATATGTAAACAACACCTTCTCTATAGAAGAAATTTCTTTTGATGAGGCAGCAGAACTGGCTTATTTTGGTGCAAAGATTTTGCATCCTCAAAGTCTAATCCCCGCAAAAGACAACGCGATTCCGGTATTGTTAAAAAACACGTTTAATCCCAGTGCAAGAGGAACGATTATAAAAAACAATGCTGTTAAAAAAGGCGTGAGAGCAATTGCGGCAAAAGATGGAATTACAGCAATCAAAATAAAATCGTACAGAATGCTATTGGCCTATGGGTTTTTAAAGACTGTTTTTGAAGTTTTTGAAAAATACAAAACACCAATAGACATGATTACCACCTCTGAGGTAGCCGTCTCTTTAACCATAGATGACACACGGTATTTAGAGGCAATCATCTCAGAATTAGAGGCTTTAGGAAAAGTAGAAGTAGACAGTACCTTGAGTATAATTTGTGTCGCTGGAGACTTTTCTCAAAACAAAGAAGGAGAAAGCGCGACCGTCTTTAATTCATTAAAAGGGATACCAATTCGAATGATTTCTTACGGGGGAAGTAATTATAATGTATCTTTGTTGGTGAAGACATCCGATAAAGTAGCTGCATTAAATGCATTAAACCAAGGATTGTTTAACAAAAGTATAGAAAAACCCATGGAGCAATTGATCGGTTAA
- a CDS encoding NAD(P)H-dependent glycerol-3-phosphate dehydrogenase — MSNSTKIAVIGGGSWATAIVKMLSENLESVGWYMRSVYAIEHIKRNKHNPNYLSSAELNPKQLILSSDINEIVAAYDILIFAIPSAFLKTELEKLTVSLENKTIFSAIKGIVPETGLIVGEHFQQVYNVPLENIGVISGPCHAEEVAMERLSYLTIACQDPAKAKILSKAIAGRYIKTKISDDIVGTEYAAMLKNIYAIAAGIAHGLGYGDNFQAVLMSNAIREMKRYIKKVHRMKRNINNSAYLGDLLVTGYSTFSRNRMFGNMIGKGYTVKSAMMEMSMVAEGYYAVKSAYEIKQKTGTRTPIIDAVYAVLYGGKEAKDQFEKLTNKMN; from the coding sequence ATGAGCAATAGTACTAAAATAGCAGTAATAGGAGGAGGTAGCTGGGCTACAGCCATTGTAAAAATGTTGTCTGAAAATTTAGAAAGCGTTGGGTGGTATATGAGGAGTGTCTATGCCATAGAGCATATTAAACGCAACAAACACAACCCTAATTATTTGAGTTCTGCAGAGTTGAACCCAAAGCAGCTAATACTATCTAGTGACATAAATGAAATAGTGGCTGCTTACGATATTTTAATTTTTGCAATTCCCTCTGCTTTTCTAAAAACTGAGCTTGAAAAATTAACGGTATCACTAGAAAACAAAACCATCTTTTCTGCAATCAAAGGAATTGTACCAGAAACAGGCTTAATTGTAGGGGAACATTTTCAACAGGTATATAATGTCCCATTAGAAAATATTGGAGTCATCAGCGGTCCTTGTCATGCAGAAGAAGTTGCTATGGAACGACTGTCTTATCTAACCATCGCTTGTCAAGATCCAGCAAAAGCCAAAATATTGAGTAAAGCAATTGCAGGAAGATATATCAAAACTAAGATTTCTGATGATATTGTTGGAACTGAGTACGCTGCGATGTTAAAGAATATTTATGCCATTGCAGCAGGTATTGCTCATGGACTTGGTTATGGAGACAATTTTCAAGCAGTACTTATGAGTAACGCCATTAGAGAAATGAAGCGTTATATTAAAAAGGTACACCGCATGAAAAGAAATATTAATAACTCTGCTTACTTGGGAGATTTATTGGTTACAGGCTATTCTACTTTTAGCAGAAACAGAATGTTTGGAAACATGATTGGTAAAGGCTATACAGTAAAATCAGCGATGATGGAAATGAGTATGGTTGCAGAAGGTTATTACGCGGTAAAAAGCGCTTATGAAATCAAACAAAAAACAGGTACGAGAACTCCAATCATCGATGCTGTATATGCTGTACTTTATGGCGGAAAAGAAGCAAAAGATCAGTTTGAAAAATTAACAAACAAAATGAACTAG
- a CDS encoding lipopolysaccharide biosynthesis protein translates to MVNGLKRFFKDTIIYGIAAVLPRAINIFLVRLHTSTLEANTYAINTDYYVYAAYFNALLTFGMETAFFRFFSKEKEKGKTISTAFISLTVTSLIFLILMLLYSNELSAFFDFQNPLFFKLLVWTITLDTLVVIPYAYLRVANKPMHFTIYKILNILIFAVLNVFFLWFVPHAIKNGIYLPNFIIEYYNSYPKVMHIFVAGTIASATTFILLFPIVFKFKIDFDFQLLKKMLRYSIPIMVGSLAFVTNENLDKLLLGQLIGKEQMGIYAACYKLGVFMTLYIMAFRLGAEPFFFNHAASKNAKENYAKILTWFTLFGALFMLIVVLFIDVFAKILLGKPEYFQALQIVPIILLANLFLGIYNNLSVWYKLTDKTQYGMYFSILGALITIVFNVVMIPEIGFIASAWATLLTYGFMVTCSYYIGKKYYKVPYELKKIGFYLVISVAFCALSFLEFRGNYWFSISAIFGFFVLIYLLEKATIKQFLKR, encoded by the coding sequence ATGGTAAACGGCTTAAAGCGCTTTTTTAAAGATACAATCATCTATGGGATTGCCGCTGTTTTGCCAAGAGCAATTAACATCTTTTTAGTAAGGCTTCACACTTCTACCCTAGAAGCCAACACCTATGCAATCAATACAGATTACTACGTGTATGCAGCCTATTTCAATGCTTTGTTAACCTTTGGTATGGAAACTGCTTTTTTTCGATTTTTTTCTAAAGAAAAAGAAAAGGGTAAAACCATATCAACAGCCTTTATTAGCTTAACAGTTACTAGCTTGATTTTTTTGATTTTGATGTTGCTATATAGCAATGAACTCAGTGCTTTTTTTGATTTTCAAAACCCTTTGTTTTTTAAATTACTAGTATGGACCATTACCTTAGATACTTTGGTAGTGATCCCCTATGCCTATTTGCGGGTTGCAAACAAACCTATGCATTTTACCATATATAAAATCTTAAATATTTTAATTTTTGCAGTCTTAAATGTTTTCTTTTTATGGTTTGTTCCACATGCAATTAAAAACGGAATTTATTTGCCAAACTTTATCATAGAATACTACAATTCATATCCAAAAGTCATGCATATTTTCGTTGCCGGTACCATTGCCAGTGCAACTACTTTTATATTGTTATTTCCTATTGTTTTTAAGTTTAAAATTGATTTTGATTTTCAGTTGCTTAAAAAAATGCTTCGCTATAGTATTCCTATCATGGTGGGTAGTTTGGCCTTTGTAACCAATGAAAATTTAGACAAATTATTATTGGGTCAATTGATCGGAAAAGAGCAAATGGGAATCTATGCAGCCTGCTATAAACTCGGTGTGTTTATGACCTTGTATATCATGGCTTTTCGATTGGGTGCAGAGCCTTTTTTCTTTAATCATGCTGCAAGCAAAAACGCCAAAGAAAACTATGCGAAAATCTTAACCTGGTTTACCTTATTTGGTGCTTTATTTATGTTAATCGTTGTTTTGTTTATTGATGTCTTTGCTAAAATTTTACTTGGAAAACCAGAATATTTTCAAGCCCTACAAATTGTTCCTATCATTTTACTTGCCAATTTGTTTTTAGGAATTTATAATAATTTATCCGTTTGGTACAAACTAACCGATAAAACTCAATACGGCATGTATTTTTCTATTTTAGGTGCCCTAATAACCATCGTGTTTAACGTAGTTATGATTCCTGAAATAGGTTTTATTGCTTCGGCTTGGGCCACCCTACTAACCTATGGTTTTATGGTTACCTGTTCATATTATATTGGAAAAAAGTATTACAAAGTCCCTTATGAACTAAAAAAGATTGGTTTTTATCTGGTTATTTCAGTCGCATTTTGCGCATTGTCATTTTTAGAATTTCGAGGAAATTACTGGTTTTCTATCTCGGCAATTTTTGGTTTCTTTGTACTGATATATCTCTTAGAAAAAGCAACCATTAAACAATTTTTGAAACGCTAA
- the dut gene encoding dUTP diphosphatase, producing MQVQIINKSKHQTPSYETAGSAGMDLRANIDEAIRLKPLERAIVKTGLYIALPVGFEAQVRPRSGLAAKKGITVLNSPGTVDADYRGEIGVILVNLSSDEFVINDGERIAQLVIAKHERVDWQEVAVLNQTKRGAGGFGSTGV from the coding sequence ATGCAAGTACAGATCATCAATAAATCAAAGCATCAAACACCTAGTTATGAAACAGCAGGCTCTGCAGGAATGGATTTGCGAGCAAATATTGACGAGGCAATTCGTTTAAAGCCCTTAGAAAGAGCCATTGTCAAAACAGGTTTATATATTGCATTACCTGTTGGTTTTGAAGCACAAGTTAGACCGAGAAGTGGTTTGGCTGCTAAAAAAGGGATTACGGTCTTAAATTCTCCAGGAACTGTTGATGCTGATTATCGCGGAGAGATTGGAGTTATTTTGGTTAACTTATCAAGCGATGAATTTGTTATTAATGACGGAGAACGCATAGCACAACTTGTTATTGCAAAACATGAGCGTGTTGATTGGCAAGAAGTAGCTGTTTTAAACCAAACTAAGCGTGGTGCTGGAGGTTTTGGTAGTACAGGGGTATAA